From Mercenaria mercenaria strain notata chromosome 17, MADL_Memer_1, whole genome shotgun sequence, the proteins below share one genomic window:
- the LOC128550290 gene encoding uncharacterized protein LOC128550290: MSAASSLVELGQQCLPVQNEAVNPDVQDQCQTAYMFTATPATVHCNCDIQGPTINTTESATQTLYDNYLLGSKIENIILKNELGKPKDAHTPKKPTYGTLSLEEIKGNDKKMKYFTGLTYVQFMALFSFLGDSVNDLKYWSSKTPTKSTIKEKRKIPPVEQLFITLVRLRRGFGLETMSHLLRVSESYISTIFCTWIQFMYNHFNELRHQMFPDRHHFTHFMPKVFKTFKNIRCSIDCTEFFVQMPRDFGRQGNMYSSYKHHHTYKCLIATAPNGATVYVSDLFEGSISDRNIVEKSGFLSYLNPGDLILADRGFTIEDMLMSRQVSLNIPPFLGKRTHLTPRENVKTRRIAKARIHVERVIERVKKFQLISGIIPLSLSPMLNQLVFVCSCLVNFQKPIVT, encoded by the exons ATGTCAGCTGCTTCCAGCCTTGTAGAACTTGGACAACAATGCCTACCTGTTCAAAATGAGGCAGTAAACCCG GATGTTCAAGACCAGTGCCAGACAGCATACATGTTTACAGCCACACCAGCCACTGTACACTGTAACTGTGATATCCAAGGACCAACAATTAATACAACAGAATCAGCTACACAGACTTTGTATGACAATTATTTACTtggttcaaaaattgaaaatataatactAAAGAATGAACTGGGGAAACCAAAAGATGCACATACACCAAAGAAGCCAACCTATGGAACACTAAGTTTAGAAGAAATAAAaggaaatgacaaaaaaatgaagTATTTCACAGGTCTAACATATGTTCAGTTTATGGCTCTGTTCAGCTTCCTTGGAGACAGTGTGAACGATTTGAAATACTGGTCAAGCAAAACACCCACTAAAAGTACTATCAAAGAAAAACGTAAGATACCACCAGTAGAACAATTATTCATCACTTTGGTGAGATTAAGACGAGGATTCGGGTTGGAAACGATGAGCCATCTTCTCCGTGTATCTGAAAGTTATATTAGTACAATTTTCTGTACATGGATACAGTTCATGTACAACCATTTCAATGAACTGAGACATCAAATGTTTCCAGACCGCCATCATTTTACCCATTTTATgccaaaagtttttaaaacatttaaaaacatcaGGTGTTCAATTGACTGTACAGAGTTTTTTGTACAGATGCCAAGGGACTTCGGCCGCCAGGGAAACATGTATTCTAGTTATAAACACCATCATACCTATAAATGTTTAATTGCCACAGCTCCAAATGGTGCAACTGTTTATGTTTCCGATCTTTTTGAAGGTTCTATTAGTGACCGGAACATTGTTGAAAAGAGTGGATTTCTCAGTTACCTCAATCCTGGGGATCTAATTCTTGCAGACAGGGGTTTTACCATTGAGGATATGTTAATGTCAAGACAGGTGTCTCTGAATATCCCACCTTTTTTAGGAAAAAGAACACATCTCACACCGAgggaaaatgtaaaaacaagacGCATTGCTAAGGCTAGGATACATGTAGAGAGAGTAATTGAACGTGTTAAGAAGTTTCAGTTAATAAGCGGTATTATTCCACTAAGTTTATCACCAATGCTTAATCAGCTTGTTTTTGTTTGCTCTTGTCTTGTCAATTTCCAAAAGCCAATTGTGACTTAA